The genomic region ACCCAATAACCAGTTACTAACTAGTTAATGACCTTAAATAACCAGTTACTGACCCTCAGTAACCAGTTACCGACACCCAATAAACCGTTACAACTCAAGTTTTGAAGAGATAACAATCAGTCGAAACAACAATCATCAACAAACACTCACAAGTTTTGAGCAGGAAAAGCAGTCAGTGACCATACATATAAATACAAAATACACAGCCACACACTCATTATTGCTTATTATGTTGAAAACATGAGTATGAAGAATTGACTAGGCCCAAATCACGGATCTCTGATGCTTTGTCATGGTCATCTGGCTCCTGTAAGGCAATTATACCAATCCCTAACCTGCAACCATTAACCACAATCAAATTAAACACTAAACGATTCCTAAAAAGCAAACGTAAAAATAAAACCCCAACTCAAATCGATCCTTGAAGCAAAAGAGAGAAGTATACTGCATCGTTTGTGCTCTTCAACAACAATGAACTTCGAATCGGCGTTGCTCATACCGAGTGAATCGAACGCTGGCCGGATCGGCACCGCGAAACCTGAAACGAAGCGTCGTACTGGAGATCGGAGAGGCAGATCTCCGTCTTCTGGAATCGAAACGCAACGAGGCAACTGGCCGGCGTTTGGCGTTGACGTGGCTTTCGTCCGTGAAGAGAATCGGAGATGATTGGCTCTGCTGCGGACGGTGGTGTTCTGCGAAACCCTAGAAATGAGATTTGAGAGGATCAGAGAGAGAGAGAGCAGATCCGGAGGAGAAAAGAAAGAGATAAGATTTATGGGTTTAATTCCATAGAGGGTAATAATATCTTTTGTATAAGAATTATTGTAATGGGTTATGGGAAAAAAATTCATTAGAATGGGTTTTAGTTTTCAAATATTTAGGTATTAGGGCATTTTCCCTAATACATAATATACGTGTTATAATTCATTATTGGTGTAGCCAACCCAAACCTCACAATACAACAAAAGCTCTCTGATACTTCCCTTAATCATGGTTTAACTATATTGATAGTACAAGAATCTCATGTTAAACTAGTCCTAAATGTCATGATCGAAGAAAAAACTACTCCTTTAAGCGTGACTTTTTCTAACATAATTATAATGAAAATAATATCCCATGATCCACCCCAGTACAATCATATATTCTTCTCCCTCAACCTTACGATTCTCTGGATCCAATTAGGAACTAAAATATACCAGCCATCATCATAATTATGTATCTCGAAAACCCTAATATTATAAAATGTACGACCATCTGCACACCATGAACAAATAGCAGGTGGGATTCTGATTCTGCGTATTATATATATGCAGAGACTTGGTATATATTTCGCAATGCATGACGCACTTAATGAGCTTAGGGTTTCTTATATAGAACGGCATGGCGATTCTTTTTTAGGGTTTCTGATATAAAAAGCAAAAAACAGTAGTGGGTCATTCCAGCGAGTTTAAGAGCTTAAGTAAACCTTAAACTATAGTAGTAAAATGGTGTACTGTAAAATCGCCGCCGCGGATTTTACAGACTCAGACGGCTTTCCGATCATACTGGACTCGACCGGCGGTGTAAATAGCATAGGATGCTTAATGGCAGCGAAAGGTATATATCACAGGAGGCAGAGTCGGGTCCGGTACTTGGGTGGGTGGGTCAAAGAAAAACCGATCGAAGCACGTACTGGGGGATAGTGAGCCCCAGAAAAGGTCCGGTCATCTATCGCCGAGGACCTACCACCACAGTACCACTACCGGCAGAATCCCTCAGTGTATAGGAGAATGGGGTCCTTAACTGTACAGCGGACTACAGCCACAAAATGACACTCCTTTCTTTCCCAGACAATCACCATTCGATCACCAATACCGAATTATCGATAGTCACCAATATCGATCCCTATCCTTTTCTTGCAGAGCTTTCAAGGTTCTTATGGCGACCTAATAACCAGGATTACAGAATCAAATTGTAGCTATCTTAGGACATGTGAGATTAGTTAGTACGTACTCCATACCTCCTTATTTAGGGTACACCCCGTCTTAGGGTTGAAGCAAAAAGAGTTAGAAATTGTGCAGTAGAAGCAAAAAGGGGTGTGAAATGTTGATGAACGGATGTAATTCATGCCAAAATTCAGGATTCTCCCTATTTTGAGGGATGTGACGTTTAACCATTTTTATGCCACATTGATTAATATGTTATAATGATTGATCACATACATTTATCTAAAATCGTCATGATCTAACAAATGCATAATCTAACAAATCTAACAAATGCATAATCTAACAAATGCGTGGTTAAAAGATTCAGAAAGTTTATACATACGAGCGACGCCGGAAATTTTAAGTATTTTATTGTACATGCACTTCTATGTTAAAAAAAATACAAAGAAACACATAAATGACTAAAATAATCGACAAAACTCTTGCATGGCCGAAACTGATGAAAGTAACGATACAAACTCCGCTAGATGCAATATCCTCCACTATATAGATCGTTACCAACTTACCATTGTGTACATAACTACATTTTTAACAATATGACCATTGTACGAGAAAGTTAAGAATCTAATCAGTGTTAGATTAATTTTAAAACTTATCATGAAGCTAATGGAAATGACCACCGTCCCTTGAACATATAGCAATCGATTAACCTTTTGAATTCCAGATTGCAATTTGCACCATACACTTGCTAACAATGGGTTTTAGTGAGGTCATTTTGTTTCTAGAACACCATATTAAACAATATTAGGGAACCTAAGCACTACTTTATTCAGTCAAAATCTCTCGACAAATTAGTGACATGAGCATAAACTCCATTACAATAATAAACACCCCATTTTAGGAGATAAAATGGAGCTCCATTATTGAATTTGAGGCATTTTTTACTGTGAGATCATCTTGGATATGAAACAGTGGTAACTTGTTTTTACCATAAACGACAAGCAGTCCTCTGATGGGAACCCCCCTATGCATTAAGGACCGTCCAATGTGCCCTTCACAATATGACTTTCTTTGCTTTCTTCAAACCCAAGTGGAGGGGGTTACGGGATTATATTTATTAAAAAAATGTGGCTTAAATATTGGGTAATAAAGAATTGTACCACACACTAATGCCGAGGCCTTTCTATGAAAATTTTATACCCGTTTTTTCACTAGGGGGCTAAAATAAAGAAAACATCAGCATTATTAAACCCGTATATATGAGACCCGTAGAACCCATCAGCTGCTTCCGCATAATAATATTAACCACTAAACCCAAGTTGATTACGTCCTTAACCATCAATTATCAAAAAGATTAAGTTCCTTTAGTCACCATCATTACCCCTATCCCCCACAACATCCCTAAACTTTTATTTTGATTTGAGGGAAATAATTTCCCACCTTCGGTCACTGTTCGTCCACGTGGCGACGATGGAGACACGAGGGTGGGGCCCGGAGATGTTTTGGAAGCATCCACGTGGTGGGCGCTGAGAGGATGCTTATGTGGCCACGTGGACTGGGAGAACCTGCCTTGTGTTGGATCCATTTGTCACTTGACGTAGTCAAACAAGAAGAGTGAAATGGATGTTTGGAATATTGTAACCTAAGCAAAAGGCGCGTGTATAGCACTTTCTAACATTACTTTAGTCTAGGGTTATTCAACAAATTGGATTTAAATATCGGATTTTGATCGTTTTCAGGTTATCTGTCTAGCTCGTCGATCAGTATCCACTAATTAATATGTGAGTTTTGTTTATCAAATCCACTAACTTATGCATGTATTTTAACTTTTAAACAACGTCTATTTGTATTAAATCTGTGACGTGTACGTATCTTATAATTTTTTTATATTCTTAATAGATGACAAAAATCGTACTAAATTATTAACCACATCCATACATATCATCTTAGTCTAATTTCGTATTTAATTCAACTTAAATATGTATTAGAATTCAGATCAAAATTCAGTCCATTTCCATGTCAACTAATGGGACACACTAATCACTATTGAATGAGATAAGCGAGTTGGCTACACAAACAGATGTGAGCGCGTGGAATAGATAAATGACCATCTTGACATGCCCTAATTTTTACAGTTCTGGTGAGCTCGTTGGCCTCTTCTGCGATCACCAATCACCGTACATCTTGTTGGAGTTCTTTTCATCACGTTAAATGCATACAAAATGCTGCTCAAATTCAAATGAAATGAAGCAGCTCAACTATAGTGGGTAAATCGCAAACCCTATATATACATGCTCACCCCTTCAAGCTCAACTTATGATCAAGCCAATACATAGTAAATATACATAATAATGGAGTTGTAACACTATACAGGGTTTCGTTCTCTTTCGTTTTGTTCTCTTTTACTTTCTTTAACCGGGTCTCGCCGGGTCATTTCAGTTTCCGTGGCCGGAATCTGATTATGCCCTATGGCGAAGGGCCGGAAACTGACGCAGAGCCGCAGCGAACGTTTTCTCGGGAGCTACAGTAGCTACAGCCACGCCCAAGAGTCGCCGGAGCTGGCCGAGGACGATGTGTGGTCGATGGTGGAGAGCGTGGAGGAGAGGGAGGACAACGAGGTGGACAGCTCTCAGAGCGAGTGGAGTCCACGCGTGGCCGCCGAGACTAACGGAGGGTTTGCGGCGAGGGGGATCAGAAGCCGGCGGATATCTCGGGACGATGACAACAACGTTAGCGGAGGAGGGCTGTCTCTGGCTTTTGTCGACGACTCTGGAAAGACGGCGTCGTCGCCTCGGATCGTGCACCAGTTCCGCGGGCATGACAGCCCACGTGGGCGCCACATGGCCACGTCACTGCCGATGAACGTGCCGGACTGGAGCAAGATTCTCCGGGTCGACTCGGTGGACTCGCTGTACGAGTTCGACGACGGAATGGACAGCAGCAACGACCCGGAGATGATCCCCCCGCACGAGTACCTGGCGCGTGAGTACACGCGCGGCGCGACGTCGGTGTTCGAGGGGGTTGGCCGGACGTTGAAGGGCCGGGACATGAGGCGGGTGAGGGATGCGGTTTGGAGCCGGACCGGGTTCGATGGTTGAGATCGATCACTTGGAAGTGTGGACTTAGCGTAGCTCAACATAGAAGAGGTTTGTTTTAAACTTTTAATTGTGGGAAATGATTTGTTTTTTGGTGTTTTTGATTTGGGCAATGAATGATTCAACTGATCGAGTAGATTCGGTTGCGAGTGAGCCCAAGCATGAATTCTGAATCTGGGATTTCACTGTGGTGGATTGAATTTTGGGAATCAATTGCTTATGTATTTGGCAACTATCTAGATAAATTTCTCATTTAGCTCATCATACCGCACCATATAACAAACATTGAAGATCCTAGTGAAATAGTCGAAGATCCCAAATGTAATATGTTTTTTTCTGTTATGATGAGTACTTTCACACAAATGACTACATGATATGAACTACAAATTTATTTTTATTTTTTTTATGCTAAAACGATTAAATTACAAAGCAGAACCTACAGAACAATCAGCTCTAAAGATGTTAAAATTCAAATAAAGGAACTAGAAGTTACCAATTATGATTTGACAACTCCTAGCTACTTCATTTCCTTTTGGATGCTAAGTCTAATGAAGTGCACAAACGTTCAGATCCCAAATTTGAGCATCGTGGTAATAGTCTGCAATTACCCGAAACACATTTACGATTATTTTCTTAAGAGAATTGGATTCTAAGAACTACGTACTTATGATAAAGAAAGAGCTTTCCCTGTGTCTAGTACAATTTGGCATTCGATTTGGTCGAGCACTAGTTGATTGAACTCGTCTTTGTCTGGTAGATTATGATCTGATACCGAACGACGATGTTTTGCAATTTTTGATCATCATATTCTATATCAATTAAACATAAGTCACTCAATTGAATAAAAGGAAAACGCAATAACTACAAGGATTGGATCAAACTGTCATACAGAATGATGAAACAAATAGTATAACAGGAAAATGCAATAATTGCGAGGACTGGATCAAGCTTTGTTAGAGAGTGACAAAACGGTTTCATTTTTAGACGTAGATTGATTGATTTGTTAAAAACGATTAAAAAAAAATAGCACGGCTTTGATTATCATACTTAAAAAATATGTGTGGTGGGTAGATCATTTATGAGTAACAAAATCAATCTATGAGTAACAAAATCAATCGGCTAATTCAATAATATTAGTTTAGTCGTTGAATCCTGAGACTTTTACTTATGTACGTATTTGACAACGTTCCGTATGTCAATTTTCAATACATGAAATATTATATATATAGTAACAGAAAAAGAAAAACCAATATGTGTAACTCATTTTTAAACAAAATATTAATATCATCTCTAAGGAAGAATTTATGTGGTTTGTAATATTTCATATTTCATATATCCTGTCTCTCTCTCTCTCTCGATCCATCATCACCATTGCGAGATTGTAATGTCATGTCAATTGTTTGAAAAGTAAGGAAAGGGAATATAGGAGCACAAGAGGGAAGAAGTCCCTATTAATATCCAAAGCTTAGTGTTGAATCCAACTTCCATAGTCTAGCTACTCACCAAAACGTTGATTAATACCACCAAGCTAGTCGACAAAGCAAGAAAAACCAATGGTGCTCTCTCTCTCTCTCTCTCTCTCTCTCTCTCTCTCTCTGCTTCTTCTTCTTCTTCTTCTTCTGCGTTCTTCTGAACCAACAAAAATAAAAGGGAGCAGTCGCGTCCCTGTCTGGAAAAAGTCGAGCCATTAGTTTGCATATGCTCTCCATCATCCACTGCCTCAATAAACTAGCTCTTAACACCAGTTTAAACAATCGTATTTTCTTACACTAACACTGCACTAGCTAAAAGTCATTTTTGGACTCCTCAGTTTTGTCCATGATTTCCAGATCTGGATATGAGTTCTCATCCATTTATGGCAATGTATAGCTTTGTCTAGTGCTTGTTGGGTCAAGTTTGAAAAGGGTCCATATTCCCCATGTCGTTCAAAGTTACAGCACTGAACTCTCCCTAATATATCTTATATTGCATGAGAATAAGAATATGCAATTAGATTAACATATGTTACGTACTGCAAGGGTGGGATTGTTCGTTCACAATCGGAACAGTTTGCTTTGTTTGTGTGATCGATAATTTTTGGTTCAAGCTCATCATATACATTTATATATTTCCTCCAATATTGAGTGCGTTAGCAAGGGATTCAAGTTTGATATAGAGAGAGAAGCGAGACGTCGGACATGCAGCGAAACCCTCATTGGAGAAGCACCGGTACTTCTTCTGGTCCTCCACGATCTCTTCTCCAATTCATGCAATGGAAGCACAGCTCAGGCGCTCAGATTATCCCTTCAACTTCAACTTCTTAACGTCTCTTCGCTGCCGGAGTAAGAGATCACAGACTGAAAGAGCTATATCGTTACTAATAAATCAAGAACAAGAGCATTAGTTCATTACTTTTTCATCAAAACCAAACGGCCAGAGAGATCGAACGAACAAGATCAGAATGACATGCTATTTAAGTATTTATATGAGCGCCTCCTCCCCAAACCCTAGAGCAAGCGCGAGTACTCTGAGATCTGAGCGTCTGTTCGGCTGCACCCCGTCGCCGGCGAAGGCCTCTAGCCTGGCCGACGCTTGTGAGGCATGGCCGGATGGGTTTGTGTGACGAGCCCTTGTCTCAGAGGAGGAGATCGGATGGGTTGTTATCTCCTTTCCTTTGGTTGGAGACTGTGTCGAGCCGGGGAAGCGAGCGGTGAAGATCGCGAAGATTGGCAGGCGGCTAGGGCTCAGAGGGGCAGAGCAGTGTTACTTCTTCTTGTGTTCTCAGTGGCTGGTTACTTCTCCCGTATGTTAATTACCACGGAAGATTGATCATAATGCTTCATCTCATGGTCCTCATCATAGAGATTGCTTAATGTCTACTAGGTAGGTTTGTTAGGTAGTTTCGCAGGATAGCCCCCGCCGACAGATCAAATTTATGTTGTTTTACTTACTCTCATGATCAATAAAATTATTAAAGTCCTTGAATAAAAAGAAAAAAAAAGTATTTATATGTTCGAAACTTCGAATCCATCAAACCCTACAAAGGTCGATCTCGTGAGGTAAACGGCATTGGGTTATTATAGCCAATTCGAATCGGTCAAAATCTATCTGCGGTTGGAACTTGGAAGTATTGAGAAGGTGAACAGGGATACCCAATTTATCTCACACACATCCTCCCCTTATTTTGTCACCTCACTTAATTGATATTGTTTGTTTATAAGATGCATTCGAATCAATTTCATCTATAGAGAAGAACAATGCTACCAAAGTTGTCTTGGTAAGAAGAACTATATTTAAAGTACGTTTTTAGTTGTCCTTAACGTTTATGCTCTGTCTCGTCCGTCGACCATGCCATGTAACACTATCACCGCATCCGACCATTAATCTCAAACACCTTCAACTCTCTTTTGTTTTTTTTGATAGAAAAACACCTCCAATTCTCAATTGCATTTGTTGCTACGAAACATCCAAGACTTGGTTTGTCTCGTCACTTGTCACAATGCAAAGCAACCGCGTTATATCTGTATCTTAGGTGAAGTTTCGTCCCCGCGTATTTACTGTTGCCAAACAAAAAACCACCGCGTAAAACGTTTACTTCTTCTTCTACTGCTGCGGGTCCTCCACCCTATATACTCTCTCACTCCAACACAACATTCAATCACAACAAATCACACCTCTCTGGTATCCACATCTTCAGCTCCATAGTCAAACCCCCAAATTCCAAACATAATTCTTCATTTTCCCACATTGCATTGGGATTTTCTCTCATATCCCAAACCTGGGTCTCCTCCATTGATCTTGATTTGAAACATGGGTTGCTGTGGCAGCAAGCCTAAACCCACTTCAAACGCCAATGGGTATTATGCATCATCCTCCACACCCATCTCTCATCACCCCCCACAACACCACCAACACCAACACCAACAACAACAGCCCTTGTCTGTTCCAACACAACAACCTCAGAAAGTGTCAGCTCCCCCAACCCGACCAAAACCCGAACCCGAACCCCAATTCCAACCAAAGCCACAACGACCAAAGCCAGCAGTGCCACCAGACAGCATACTTGAGAAGCCCTTTGAAGACATTAAGCGATACTACACTTTGGGTAAGGAACTCGGAAGAGGCCAGTTCGGGATCACGTACCTGTGCACAGAGAACTCCACAGGCGACAGCTACGCCTGCAAGTCAATCCTGAAGCGCAAGCTTGTCAGAAAGAGTGACAGGGATGACGTCAAGAGGGAGATACAGATAATGCAGCACATGTCGGGGCAGCCCAACGTTGTGGAGATCAAGGGTGCTTATGAGGACAGGTACTCTGTGCACTTGGTCATGGAGCTCTGCGCCGGCGGCGAGCTTTTCGATAGGATCATTGCCCAGGGAGTGTACTCCGAGAGAGCTGCGGCGGCAATTGTGAGGGACATTGTGAATGTTGTGCATAGTTGTCACTTTATGGCTGTGATGCACCGGGATCTCAAGCCGGAGAATTTCTTGCTGTCTAGTCAGGGGGAAGGGGCAGTGTTGAAGGTTACCGATTTCGGGTTGTCTGTTTTCATTGAGGAAGGTGAGTTTTCGAGTTACAAGTTATGTAATTCGATTTGTGTCAATGTGATTGTTTAACTGTTTGTTTGGTTGATCATTGCTGTGAACATGTGTCCTATAGCGAAATTGTAGTTATGGTTTTGGGTGCCAAGGACTAATTGAAATTGGGATGTGATATAGTGGTTTAGAAATTGGAAGTAAATTGTTCTGTATGCAGCTTAGTTGTAGAAGCTATCTTTGTGAAGAAAGTTGTGCAATTTAGTGAGAACCAATTTGTTAGCACTAAGAGTGTTTAGCATGTGCCAATATCCTAACGATGGCTAATCAATCTATGATGTATCGAATTGAATTTTACTATTTTGAAGCTCTCTAAGTATTTTATTATGATTGTTTTGCTTGGATGAATTCTTATTAAGGTGACATTTTCTTTTGACTCATCTCAGGGAAGGTGTACCGGGATATAGTAGGCAGTGCTTACTATGTTGCTCCTGAAGTGTTGCGGCGTAGTTATGGAAAGGAGATAGATATCTGGAGTGCTGGAGTAATTCTGTACATTCTACTTAGTGGAGTACCTCCATTTTGGGCTGGTAAAAACAGCGCATTGTTTTCTTTCTAACACTGATTGTGCTCGTATGCGTAGTTATCTTACACATCACTTCTGTAACTTTATACTTATGCAGAGACTGAGAGGGGCATATTTGATGCCATATTGGAAGGTGTAGTGGACTTTGAAAGCCAACCATGGCCATCAATATCAGACGGTGCCAAAGACCTTGTTAGAAAGATGCTGACACAGGACCCAAAAAAGAGAATTACTTCACTGAAAGTTCTTGGTAAGGTATCTCCTAAAGTTACAACTAAGTAGAACATGTTTAGTATACAGCCTCCAGGATTATTCCTTGGTATGATTTAGTGGCCAATTATCCTCAAATGTTTCTTTGTTTGAAACTCTGAAATGATTTTAATTCCCATATCAGATTGTAGTCGTTTACCTATGAAATGATACCATTCTATTACCTTTTCCTGGCATTCAAGAGTAATTAATCTGTCCTTCTTGCCACATAGGTTCTCTTTTATCAAGAATCTGTCATTAGGCATCACATTGTAGTTAGATAGAAACTGATCAACAAATAACTAGAAAGTACTCCGGGTGACCGATGTGCCTTTTGATTATTACTCTACAGTCATAAGTGAAAGCAGATAAAGTACAATGCTGTAATTTTACTTGCATGGTCTCTTTACGGCCAGCAGTTTTTCATGATTCTGTAATCGACTAAAATCTGATTTTCTGTATGGTTAGAGCATCCATGGCTCAGAGAAGGTGGAGAAGCATCAGACAAGCCAATAGATAGTGCAGTTCTCTCTAGAATGAAGCAACTGAGAGCAATGAATAAGCTTAAGAAGCTTGCCTTAAAGGTAATTTACCAAACTGGGTTTCGAAGCTCCTACCTACACCTATTTTAAAATGAAAAGTTGCCTTTTCAACTCGAATATCAGTTGCATTCTTGAGATTTTTTCAGGATAGCGGTTAGTTTTACAATGAGAACCATCACATAAACTTGTAGGGAAAGAAAAAAAGAGGAAAAAGAATAAATCTTCTATCTTATT from Fragaria vesca subsp. vesca linkage group LG3, FraVesHawaii_1.0, whole genome shotgun sequence harbors:
- the LOC101291898 gene encoding uncharacterized protein LOC101291898; translated protein: MAKGRKLTQSRSERFLGSYSSYSHAQESPELAEDDVWSMVESVEEREDNEVDSSQSEWSPRVAAETNGGFAARGIRSRRISRDDDNNVSGGGLSLAFVDDSGKTASSPRIVHQFRGHDSPRGRHMATSLPMNVPDWSKILRVDSVDSLYEFDDGMDSSNDPEMIPPHEYLAREYTRGATSVFEGVGRTLKGRDMRRVRDAVWSRTGFDG
- the LOC101292190 gene encoding calcium-dependent protein kinase 21-like is translated as MGCCGSKPKPTSNANGYYASSSTPISHHPPQHHQHQHQQQQPLSVPTQQPQKVSAPPTRPKPEPEPQFQPKPQRPKPAVPPDSILEKPFEDIKRYYTLGKELGRGQFGITYLCTENSTGDSYACKSILKRKLVRKSDRDDVKREIQIMQHMSGQPNVVEIKGAYEDRYSVHLVMELCAGGELFDRIIAQGVYSERAAAAIVRDIVNVVHSCHFMAVMHRDLKPENFLLSSQGEGAVLKVTDFGLSVFIEEGKVYRDIVGSAYYVAPEVLRRSYGKEIDIWSAGVILYILLSGVPPFWAETERGIFDAILEGVVDFESQPWPSISDGAKDLVRKMLTQDPKKRITSLKVLEHPWLREGGEASDKPIDSAVLSRMKQLRAMNKLKKLALKVIAENLSEEEIKGLKAMFTNMDTDKSGTITYEELKTGLARIGSRLSETEVRQLMDAADVDGNGSIDYIEFISATMHRQRLERDEHLYKAFQYFDKDSSGYITRDELEAAMKEHGMGDDNTIKEIISEVDADNDGRINYTEFCTMMRSGNQPTRAS